The following coding sequences lie in one Ipomoea triloba voucher KIOM201701018921 chloroplast, complete genome genomic window:
- the accD gene encoding AccD: MEKWRIFSFQKEFKRRCRLNSSLGPIETTGEDPNIKDTVKNIQSWEDRDNSSCSNVDHLFGVKDNENFISDNTFVVFDIENHIFEIDNDHSFLNEPFSSYSDRNSSYLTNVFTSEDPYYNRYMYDAQYSWNNHINGCIDSYLQSQICIDTTTVSGSDNDSYDIHGSVCDGESRNSSEGESSSRRTHTKGVDLTIRESSNENESESSNENESESSNDLDRTKKYKDLWVQCEKCYGLNYKKFLKSKMHICEQCGYHLKMSSSDRIELLIDPGTWEPMDEYMVSRDPIEFDSEGEEEETYKDRIDFYQRKTGLTEAVQTGIGQLNGIPVAIGVMDFHFLGGSMGSVVGEKITRLIEHATNKFLPLIIVCASGGARMQEGSLSLMQMAKISSALYEYQLNKRLFYVSILTSPTTGGVTASFGMLGDIIIVEPNAYVAFAGKRVIEQTLNQTVPEGSQEAEYLFEKGLFDLILPRHRLKSVLGELFELHALFPLNQNSNQVER; the protein is encoded by the coding sequence ATGGAAAAGTGGAGGATTTTTTCGTTTCAGAAGGAGTTCAAACGCAGGTGTCGGCTAAATAGCAGTCTTGGTCCTATTGAAACTACCGGTGAAGATCCGAATATAAAAGATACGGTTAAAAACATTCAGAGTTGGGAGGATCGTGACAATTCTAGTTGCAGTAATGTTGATCATTTATTCGGCGTTAAAGACAATGAGAATTTCATCTCCGATAACACTTTTGTAGTTTTTGATATTGAAAATCATATTTTTGAGATTGACAACGATCATTCTTTTTTGAATGAACCTTTTTCTAGTTATAGTGATCGGAATTCTAGCTATCTGACTAATGTATTTACGAGTGAAGATCCCTACTATAATCGTTATATGTATGATGCTCAATATAGTTGGAATAATCATATTAATGGTTGCATTGACAGTTATCTTCAGTCGCAAATCTGTATAGATACTACCACTGTAAGTGGTAGTGATAATGACAGTTACGACATTCATGGGTCCGTATGTGATGGTGAAAGCCGCAATAGTAGCGAAGGCGAGAGTTCCAGTAGACGAACTCATACGAAGGGTGTTGATTTAACTATAAGAGAAAGTTCTAATGAGAATGAAAGCGAAAGTTCTAATGAGAATGAAAGCGAAAGTTCTAATGATCTCGATCGAACTAAAAAATATAAGGATTTGTGGGTTCAATGCGAAAAGTGTTATGGATTAAATTATAAGAAATTTTTGAAATCAAAAATGCATATTTGTGAACAATGTGGATATCATTTGAAAATGAGTAGTTCAGATAGAATTGAACTTTTGATCGATCCGGGTACGTGGGAGCCTATGGATGAATACATGGTTTCTCGGGATCCCATTGAATTTGATTCGGAGGGGGAGGAGGAGGAGACTTATAAAGATCGTATTGATTTTTATCAAAGAAAAACAGGATTAACTGAAGCTGTTCAAACAGGCATAGGCCAACTAAACGGTATTCCCGTAGCAATTGGGGTTATGGATTTTCATTTTTTGGGGGGTAGTATGGGATCCGTAGTCGGGGAGAAAATCACCCGTTTGATTGAGCACGCTACCAACAAATTTTTACCTCTTATTATAGTGTGTGCTTCGGGGGGTGCGCGCATGCAAGAAGGAAGTTTGAGCTTGATGCAAATGGCTAAAATATCGTCTGCTTTATATGAGTATCAATTAAATAAAAGGTTATTTTATGTATCAATCCTTACATCTCCTACAACTGGTGGAGTAACAGCCAGTTTTGGTATGTTAGGGGATATTATCATTGTCGAACCCAATGCTTACGTTGCATTTGCGGGTAAAAGAGTCATTGAACAAACATTGAATCAAACAGTACCTGAAGGTTCACAAGAGGCTGAATATTTATTCGAGAAGGGTTTATTTGACTTAATTCTACCACGTCATCGTTTAAAAAGCGTTCTGGGTGAGTTATTTGAGCTCCACGCCCTTTTTCCTTTGAATCAAAATTCAAATCAAGTAGAGCGTTAA
- the psaI gene encoding PsaI, which yields MNLPSIFVPLVGLVFPAIAMASLFLHVQNNKIV from the coding sequence ATGAACCTTCCCTCTATTTTTGTACCATTAGTAGGCCTAGTATTTCCGGCAATTGCAATGGCTTCTTTATTTCTTCATGTTCAAAACAATAAGATTGTTTAG
- the ycf4 gene encoding Ycf4 translates to MSWRSEHIWIELLPGSRKISNFCWAFILFLGSLGFLLVGISSYLGRNLISFFPSQQIIFFPQGIVMSFYGIAGLFISSYLWCTISWNVGSGYDLFDRREGIVCIFRWGFPGRNRRIFLRFLIKDIRSVRIEVKEGIYARRVLYMDIRGQRAIPLTRTDENLTPGEIEKKAAELAYFLRVPIEVF, encoded by the coding sequence ATGAGTTGGCGATCAGAACATATATGGATAGAACTTCTACCAGGGTCTCGAAAAATAAGTAATTTCTGCTGGGCTTTTATCCTTTTTTTAGGTTCATTAGGATTCTTATTAGTTGGAATTTCCAGTTATCTTGGTAGAAATTTGATATCGTTTTTTCCATCTCAGCAAATCATTTTTTTCCCACAAGGGATAGTCATGTCGTTCTACGGAATTGCGGGTCTCTTTATTAGCTCCTATTTATGGTGTACTATTTCTTGGAATGTAGGTAGTGGTTATGATCTATTCGATAGAAGGGAAGGAATAGTGTGTATTTTTCGGTGGGGATTTCCTGGAAGAAATCGTCGCATATTCCTCCGATTCCTTATAAAGGATATTCGGTCTGTTAGAATAGAAGTAAAAGAGGGGATTTATGCTCGTCGTGTCCTTTATATGGACATCCGAGGCCAGAGGGCCATTCCTTTGACTCGTACTGATGAGAATTTGACTCCAGGAGAGATTGAAAAAAAAGCTGCTGAATTGGCCTATTTCTTGCGCGTACCAATTGAAGTATTTTGA
- the cemA gene encoding CemA, with protein sequence MAKKKAFTPLFYLSFLVFLPWWISFSFKKCLEFWITNWWNTGQSEIFLNIFQEKSILEKFIELEEFVFLDEMIKEYSETHPQEFRIGIHKETIQFIKIQNEGHIHTILHFSTNLICFVILSGYSIWGNENLVILNSWSREFLYNLSDTVKVFSILLLTDLCIGFHSPHGWELMIGSIYQDFGFGYNDQILSGLVSTFPVILDTILKYWIFRYLNRVSPSLVVIYHSMND encoded by the coding sequence ATGGCAAAAAAGAAAGCATTCACTCCTCTTTTCTATCTTTCATTTCTAGTCTTTTTGCCCTGGTGGATTTCTTTCTCATTTAAGAAATGTTTGGAATTTTGGATTACTAATTGGTGGAATACTGGGCAATCCGAAATTTTCTTGAATATCTTTCAAGAAAAGAGTATTCTAGAAAAATTCATAGAATTAGAAGAATTCGTCTTCTTGGACGAAATGATCAAAGAATACTCGGAGACACATCCACAAGAGTTTCGTATAGGAATCCATAAAGAAACAATCCAATTCATCAAGATACAAAATGAGGGTCATATCCATACGATTTTGCACTTCTCGACAAATCTCATCTGTTTTGTTATTCTAAGCGGTTATTCTATTTGGGGTAATGAAAACCTTGTTATTCTTAACTCTTGGTCTCGGGAATTCCTATATAACCTAAGCGACACAGTCAAAGTCTTTTCCATTCTTTTATTAACTGATTTATGTATCGGATTCCATTCACCACATGGTTGGGAATTAATGATTGGCTCTATCTATCAAGATTTTGGATTTGGTTATAATGATCAAATTCTATCTGGTCTTGTTTCCACCTTTCCAGTCATTCTCGATACAATTTTGAAATATTGGATTTTCCGTTATTTAAATCGTGTATCTCCGTCACTTGTAGTTATTTATCATTCAATGAATGACTGA
- the petA gene encoding PetA, with product MQTRNTFSCIKKQITRSISVSLMIYIITRTSIASAYPIFAQQGFENPREATGRIVCANCHLANKPVDIEVPQAVLPDTVFEAVVRIPYDMQLKQVLSNGKKGGLNVGAVLILPEGFELAPPDRLSTEMKEKIGNLSFQSYGPNKKNILVVGPVPGKKYSEITFPILSPDPATKRDARFLKYPIYVGGNRGRGQIYPDGSKSNNTVYNATAAGIVSKIIRKEKGGYEITITDASDSRQVVDIIPPGPELLVSEGESIKFDQPLTSNPNVGGFGQGDAEIVLQDPLRVQGLLFFLASVILAQIFLVLKKKQFEKVQLAEMNF from the coding sequence ATGCAAACTAGAAATACTTTTTCTTGCATAAAGAAACAGATTACTCGATCTATTTCCGTATCGCTCATGATATATATCATAACTCGGACATCCATTGCAAGTGCATATCCCATTTTTGCGCAGCAGGGTTTTGAAAATCCACGAGAAGCAACTGGCCGTATTGTATGTGCCAATTGCCATTTAGCTAATAAGCCCGTGGATATTGAGGTACCACAAGCGGTACTTCCCGATACTGTATTTGAAGCAGTTGTTCGAATCCCTTATGATATGCAACTGAAACAAGTTCTTTCTAATGGTAAAAAAGGGGGTTTGAATGTGGGGGCTGTTCTGATTTTACCGGAGGGTTTTGAATTAGCCCCTCCCGATCGTCTTTCTACCGAGATGAAAGAAAAGATAGGCAATTTGTCTTTTCAGAGCTATGGCCCCAATAAAAAAAATATTCTTGTGGTGGGCCCTGTCCCCGGTAAGAAATATAGTGAAATCACCTTTCCTATTCTTTCCCCGGACCCCGCTACTAAGAGGGATGCTCGCTTCTTAAAATATCCTATATACGTAGGCGGGAACAGGGGGAGAGGTCAGATTTATCCCGACGGGAGCAAGAGTAACAATACAGTTTATAATGCTACCGCAGCAGGTATAGTAAGCAAAATCATACGAAAAGAAAAAGGGGGGTATGAGATAACCATAACAGATGCATCGGATAGTCGTCAAGTGGTTGATATTATCCCTCCAGGACCAGAACTTCTTGTTTCAGAGGGTGAATCTATCAAATTTGATCAACCTTTAACGAGTAATCCTAATGTGGGCGGATTTGGTCAGGGAGACGCAGAAATAGTACTTCAAGATCCATTACGTGTCCAAGGACTTTTGTTCTTTTTGGCGTCTGTTATTTTGGCACAAATCTTTTTGGTTCTGAAAAAGAAACAGTTCGAGAAAGTTCAATTGGCCGAAATGAATTTCTAG
- the psbJ gene encoding PsbJ, whose product MADTTGRIPLWIIGTVTGLLVIGLIGIFFYGSYSGLGSSL is encoded by the coding sequence ATGGCCGATACTACTGGAAGGATTCCTCTTTGGATAATAGGTACTGTAACTGGTCTTCTTGTAATCGGTTTAATAGGTATTTTCTTTTATGGTTCATATTCCGGATTGGGTTCATCCCTGTAG
- the psbL gene encoding PsbL (start-ACG), with the protein MTQSNPNEQNVELNRTSLYWGLLLIFVLAVLFSNYFFN; encoded by the coding sequence ACGACACAATCAAACCCGAACGAACAAAATGTTGAATTGAATCGTACCAGTCTCTACTGGGGGTTATTACTCATTTTTGTACTTGCTGTTTTATTTTCCAATTATTTCTTTAATTAA
- the psbF gene encoding PsbF, translated as MTIDRTYPIFTVRWLAVHGLAVPTVFFLGSISAMQFIQR; from the coding sequence ATGACTATAGATCGAACCTATCCAATTTTTACAGTACGATGGTTGGCTGTTCATGGCCTAGCTGTACCTACCGTCTTTTTTTTGGGATCAATATCAGCAATGCAGTTCATCCAACGATAA
- the psbE gene encoding PsbE — MSGSTGERSFADIITSIRYWVIHSITIPSLFIAGWLFVSTGLAYDVFGSPRPNEYFTESRQGIPLITGRFDPLEQLDEFSRSF, encoded by the coding sequence ATGTCTGGAAGCACAGGAGAACGCTCGTTTGCTGATATTATTACCAGTATTCGATACTGGGTCATTCATAGCATTACTATACCTTCCCTATTCATTGCGGGTTGGTTATTCGTCAGCACCGGTTTAGCTTACGATGTGTTTGGAAGCCCTCGGCCAAACGAGTATTTTACAGAGAGCCGACAAGGAATTCCATTAATAACTGGCCGTTTTGATCCTTTGGAACAACTCGATGAATTTAGTAGATCGTTTTAG
- the petL gene encoding PetL — protein sequence MLTLTSYFGFLLAALTITSALFIGLSKIRLI from the coding sequence ATGCTTACTCTAACTAGTTATTTTGGTTTTTTATTAGCAGCTTTAACTATAACCTCAGCTCTATTTATTGGTCTGAGCAAGATACGACTTATTTAA
- the petG gene encoding PetG, translated as MIEVFLFGIVLGLIPITLAGLFVTAYLQYRRGDQLDL; from the coding sequence ATGATTGAAGTTTTTCTATTTGGAATCGTGTTAGGTCTAATTCCTATTACTTTGGCTGGATTATTCGTAACTGCATATTTACAATACAGGCGTGGTGATCAGTTGGACCTTTGA
- the psaJ gene encoding PsaJ, producing the protein MRDFKTYLSVAPVLSTLWFGALAGLLIEINRFFPDALTFPFFSF; encoded by the coding sequence ATGCGAGATTTTAAAACATATCTCTCCGTGGCACCAGTACTAAGTACGCTATGGTTCGGGGCTTTAGCAGGTCTATTGATAGAGATTAATCGGTTTTTCCCGGATGCGTTGACATTCCCCTTTTTTTCATTCTAG